In a single window of the Phaeobacter sp. G2 genome:
- a CDS encoding DUF1289 domain-containing protein, which produces MTKGNGKEVWQRDEIQSPCINICVVHPEARICTGCYRSIDEITQWSKLSHDARAEVMEALPARAANLTKRRGGRAARLKR; this is translated from the coding sequence ATGACTAAAGGCAATGGTAAAGAGGTCTGGCAGCGCGACGAGATCCAATCCCCCTGCATCAATATCTGCGTTGTCCACCCAGAGGCCCGCATCTGTACCGGCTGTTATCGCTCGATCGACGAAATCACCCAATGGTCAAAACTGTCTCATGACGCCCGCGCAGAGGTCATGGAGGCGCTTCCCGCCCGCGCCGCAAACCTGACCAAGCGCCGGGGCGGACGCGCCGCCCGGCTCAAACGCTAG
- the ruvX gene encoding Holliday junction resolvase RuvX: protein MIYDTFEEFAVAAPGFTSLAGLDLGDKTVGVAISDRMGTVATPLETIRRKKFTLDAEHLFEIVKKREIGGLVLGLPRNMDGSEGPRCQKTRAFARNLARLTELPIGFWDERLSTVAAERALLEADTSRKRRAEVIDHVAASYILQGALDRMRHLKND from the coding sequence ATGATCTACGACACATTCGAAGAGTTTGCAGTCGCCGCGCCGGGCTTTACGTCGCTTGCGGGCCTGGATCTTGGCGACAAAACCGTAGGCGTTGCCATCTCGGACCGCATGGGCACCGTGGCAACACCACTGGAAACCATCCGGCGCAAGAAATTCACCCTGGACGCCGAACACCTGTTTGAGATCGTCAAAAAGCGCGAGATCGGCGGGCTGGTGCTTGGCCTGCCGCGCAATATGGATGGCTCCGAAGGCCCCCGCTGCCAGAAAACCCGCGCCTTTGCCCGCAACCTGGCCCGCCTGACAGAGCTGCCCATCGGGTTCTGGGACGAAAGGCTGAGCACTGTCGCGGCCGAAAGAGCGCTTTTGGAGGCAGATACGTCACGCAAACGTCGCGCAGAGGTTATCGACCATGTGGCCGCCTCCTATATCCTACAGGGAGCACTTGACCGTATGAGGCACCTGAAGAATGACTAA
- the ccmI gene encoding c-type cytochrome biogenesis protein CcmI — translation MVFWILISFVALAMTALLGLVLLRAHSVGEPPAAYDLRVYRQQLSDVDKDLQRGVINESDAQRVRTEVSRRILAADAQLQQQSTGSTQPTGISRLTSVLTALLLVGGTLALYNVLGAPGYGDMGLASRIEAAARYAETRPNQAEAEAKVPAQPALDLEPGYTDLVAQLRKTAGERPDDAQGQALLAQHEANLGNFIAAYQAKQNYIRIMSGDLEPQDYGELAELMIMAAGGYVSPEAEALLDDTLRLDPRNGPARYYYGLLQGQLNRPDIAFRIWADTLRQGPQGAPWIAGIESQIEEMALRAGIEYSPISPPAAPGATGPALAGPSAEDLSAAQEMTTEDRQEMIRGMVARLSDRLATEGGSAAEWAQLIGALGVLGQQDRAKAIYDEAKTRFAADAEALARLESAASMAGLEP, via the coding sequence ATGGTATTCTGGATCCTGATTTCCTTTGTCGCTTTGGCGATGACTGCTCTCTTGGGGCTCGTCCTGTTGCGCGCACATTCAGTGGGCGAACCGCCTGCAGCCTATGATCTGCGAGTCTATCGCCAACAGCTGAGCGACGTCGACAAGGATCTGCAAAGGGGCGTGATCAACGAATCCGATGCCCAGCGGGTGCGTACCGAGGTGTCTCGGCGCATTTTGGCCGCTGACGCTCAGCTGCAACAACAAAGCACTGGCAGCACCCAGCCAACAGGTATCAGCCGTCTCACATCTGTGCTGACAGCCCTGTTGCTGGTCGGCGGAACTTTGGCTCTGTATAACGTCCTTGGGGCGCCAGGGTATGGGGATATGGGGCTGGCCTCGCGCATTGAGGCCGCAGCGCGCTACGCCGAGACCCGCCCCAACCAGGCAGAGGCCGAAGCCAAGGTCCCGGCCCAACCAGCCCTGGATCTGGAGCCCGGATATACGGATCTGGTGGCGCAGCTGCGCAAAACCGCTGGCGAGCGTCCTGACGACGCCCAGGGACAAGCCCTGCTGGCGCAGCACGAGGCCAATCTTGGCAACTTCATCGCCGCCTATCAGGCCAAACAGAACTACATCCGCATCATGAGCGGCGACCTAGAGCCTCAGGACTATGGCGAGCTGGCAGAGTTGATGATCATGGCAGCCGGGGGCTATGTGTCGCCCGAAGCCGAAGCACTGCTGGATGATACCCTGCGCCTGGATCCACGCAATGGACCGGCCCGCTATTATTACGGCCTGCTCCAGGGCCAGCTGAACCGACCTGACATCGCCTTTCGCATCTGGGCCGACACCCTGCGCCAAGGCCCGCAAGGGGCGCCCTGGATCGCAGGCATTGAGTCCCAGATAGAAGAAATGGCCCTGCGCGCCGGAATTGAATACAGCCCGATTTCTCCGCCAGCAGCCCCCGGTGCAACAGGCCCTGCCCTCGCAGGTCCCAGCGCCGAAGATCTTTCGGCCGCGCAAGAGATGACAACGGAGGACCGCCAGGAGATGATCCGGGGCATGGTCGCCCGCCTCTCCGATCGCCTCGCCACCGAAGGGGGCTCTGCGGCGGAATGGGCACAGTTGATCGGCGCGCTTGGCGTGCTTGGCCAACAGGATCGGGCCAAGGCAATCTATGACGAGGCAAAAACCCGCTTTGCCGCTGATGCAGAGGCACTGGCGCGCCTTGAAAGCGCAGCCTCCATGGCAGGGCTGGAGCCATGA